Proteins encoded together in one Pantoea sp. CCBC3-3-1 window:
- a CDS encoding DUF2848 domain-containing protein, which yields MKLTFTTDDKAAPLIEVEINQLVIAGWVGRDRQAVLHHIRELEALGVPPPGAVPLFYRVTTNQLSQQSHLEVVGAETSGEAEPFVFFHRGEYWVSLISDHTDRHLETFSVALSKQACIKPVAGHAWRIKEVAEHWDALELSAWIKEQGEWVSYQQGSLASLLTPMDLLARYLSDTPAEEGFAMSCGTLSALGGIRPASDFRMALHDPILNRTLTHQYSTGLLPVVA from the coding sequence ATGAAACTGACGTTTACCACCGATGACAAAGCAGCGCCACTGATTGAAGTTGAGATAAATCAGCTGGTTATTGCAGGATGGGTAGGAAGGGATCGGCAGGCGGTGTTGCACCACATCAGGGAGCTGGAAGCGCTGGGCGTGCCCCCGCCAGGTGCAGTGCCGCTGTTTTACCGCGTCACCACTAACCAACTCAGCCAGCAATCTCATCTGGAAGTTGTAGGTGCAGAAACGTCAGGCGAGGCGGAGCCGTTTGTCTTTTTCCATCGGGGTGAATACTGGGTCTCGCTTATTTCCGATCATACCGATCGTCATCTGGAAACGTTCAGCGTTGCCCTGTCGAAACAAGCCTGTATTAAGCCGGTTGCAGGCCACGCCTGGCGGATAAAAGAGGTTGCTGAACACTGGGATGCATTGGAACTGAGCGCCTGGATTAAAGAGCAGGGCGAATGGGTCAGCTATCAGCAAGGTTCACTGGCTTCTTTATTGACGCCGATGGATTTGCTGGCGCGTTATCTGTCTGACACGCCGGCCGAAGAGGGTTTTGCCATGTCCTGCGGCACGCTGAGCGCGCTGGGCGGCATTCGTCCGGCCAGTGATTTCCGCATGGCGCTGCACGATCCCATCCTGAACCGCACGCTAACCCATCAATACAGCACTGGTCTGTTGCCAGTCGTAGCCTGA
- a CDS encoding acyl-CoA dehydrogenase family protein, which produces MNSPAFSPFPSGFDPQRVDSDPGSPQRLAALTRSFAQRAAHYDVTGDFPHDNFAELHDAGLLRLALPARLGGNECDLATALRVITAVAKGDPSSALILTMHYLHSLRLRTASGWPAALQQQVAADIVKNGALINSLRVEPALGTPARGGLPATRATRTEKGWQLDGEKIYSTGSHGLSWLLVWGATDDPQPLTGSFLVPASASGVQIIDDWDHLGMRATCSHRVVFRRVTIPFDHAISLNERPAAQDAQETLWMSVLLPAVYDAVAQSAQQWLHDFLQHRIPSALQAPLAALPRFQALAGRIDTLLFSNQTLLHSAATGNIDPVRGGQLKHLITSQAIEAVELAIEAAGNPGLSRRSDLQRHLRNVLCARIHTPQDDVILQTAGQRVLAFSSNQQRSV; this is translated from the coding sequence ATGAACAGTCCGGCCTTTTCCCCTTTTCCCTCCGGGTTTGATCCGCAGAGGGTTGATTCAGATCCGGGCAGCCCGCAACGTCTTGCCGCCCTGACCCGCTCCTTTGCGCAGCGGGCCGCGCACTATGATGTCACCGGTGATTTTCCCCATGATAATTTTGCCGAGTTGCACGATGCCGGCTTACTGAGGCTGGCACTGCCCGCACGGCTGGGCGGCAACGAATGTGATCTGGCAACCGCGCTGCGTGTGATAACGGCGGTTGCTAAGGGCGATCCGTCGTCAGCGTTAATCCTGACCATGCACTATCTGCACTCGCTACGCTTACGGACGGCCAGTGGCTGGCCGGCAGCGTTACAACAACAGGTCGCAGCAGACATTGTTAAGAACGGGGCGCTGATCAATTCATTAAGAGTCGAACCGGCGCTGGGAACCCCGGCACGCGGTGGGCTTCCTGCCACGCGAGCTACCCGTACTGAAAAGGGCTGGCAGCTTGATGGTGAAAAAATCTATTCAACCGGCAGTCACGGCCTCAGTTGGTTGCTGGTCTGGGGCGCTACCGATGATCCACAGCCGCTGACCGGCAGCTTTCTGGTACCCGCTTCCGCCTCCGGCGTGCAAATTATTGATGACTGGGATCATTTAGGCATGCGGGCGACCTGTAGTCATCGGGTCGTTTTCCGGCGGGTGACGATCCCTTTTGACCATGCTATCAGCCTGAATGAGCGGCCTGCGGCCCAGGACGCACAGGAAACGTTGTGGATGTCGGTGCTGCTCCCGGCCGTTTACGATGCCGTCGCGCAAAGCGCGCAGCAATGGCTACATGATTTTTTGCAGCATCGGATACCTTCCGCGCTTCAGGCACCGCTGGCAGCCCTTCCCCGTTTTCAAGCCCTCGCCGGGCGCATCGATACCCTGTTGTTCAGCAACCAAACGCTTTTGCACAGTGCGGCTACAGGCAACATTGATCCTGTCCGCGGCGGCCAGTTAAAGCATCTGATCACCAGTCAGGCGATTGAGGCCGTTGAGTTGGCTATTGAAGCCGCCGGAAATCCGGGTTTGTCACGCCGTAGCGATCTGCAACGTCATCTTCGCAACGTGCTTTGCGCACGCATCCATACGCCTCAGGACGATGTGATCCTGCAAACCGCAGGCCAGCGTGTTCTGGCATTTTCATCGAATCAACAGAGGAGTGTATAA
- a CDS encoding Rpn family recombination-promoting nuclease/putative transposase gives MSDRKAKGRRNASPTPHDLAFKQFLTHPATARDFMQLHLPAELQAVCDFSTLKLESGSFVEETLRPYFSDVLYSLKTTTGDDGYVHVLIEHQSTPDRHMAFRLLRYAVAAMQRHLDAGHKKLPLVIPVLFYTGKRTPYPYSTRWLDEFNHPGLAGKLYGGEFPLVDVTVISDDEIMGHRSMAALTLLQKHIHRRDLAELLDRLATLLLREPVTGQQLTSLINYLIQTGETADAEAFVRELAQRVPQHGDALMTIAQQLEQKGIEKGIEKGIEKGIEKGIQLGRQEGRNEGKLEVARTMLQNGLDRNIVMKMTGLTEDDLAQIRH, from the coding sequence ATGTCTGACAGGAAAGCAAAGGGCCGCAGGAACGCGAGCCCGACACCGCACGATCTCGCCTTTAAACAGTTTCTGACCCATCCCGCTACCGCACGGGATTTTATGCAGCTGCATTTGCCCGCGGAGCTGCAGGCCGTCTGCGACTTCAGCACTCTTAAGCTGGAGTCCGGCAGCTTTGTTGAGGAAACGCTTCGCCCCTATTTCAGCGACGTGCTCTACAGCCTGAAAACCACGACCGGCGATGATGGCTACGTCCACGTTCTTATCGAACACCAGTCCACGCCGGACAGGCACATGGCGTTCAGGCTTCTTCGCTACGCGGTGGCGGCCATGCAGCGCCACCTTGACGCCGGGCACAAAAAGCTGCCGCTGGTGATACCGGTGCTGTTTTATACGGGAAAGCGCACTCCCTATCCCTATTCCACCCGCTGGCTGGATGAATTTAATCATCCCGGGCTGGCCGGTAAGCTTTACGGCGGTGAGTTTCCGCTGGTTGACGTCACGGTGATTTCCGACGACGAGATAATGGGCCACCGCAGCATGGCGGCCCTGACGCTGCTGCAAAAGCATATTCACCGGCGCGACCTGGCAGAGCTGCTGGACAGGCTGGCGACCCTGCTGTTGAGAGAACCGGTTACGGGACAACAGCTGACATCGCTGATAAACTACCTGATACAGACGGGTGAAACGGCAGACGCAGAGGCGTTTGTACGTGAACTGGCACAGCGTGTGCCGCAACATGGAGACGCATTGATGACCATCGCACAACAGCTTGAACAGAAGGGCATTGAGAAGGGCATTGAAAAAGGCATTGAGAAAGGCATTGAGAAAGGCATTCAGCTTGGCAGGCAGGAAGGCCGTAACGAAGGTAAACTCGAAGTCGCCCGTACCATGTTGCAGAACGGCCTGGATCGCAATATCGTCATGAAAATGACCGGGTTAACTGAAGACGATCTGGCGCAAATCCGCCATTGA
- a CDS encoding ABC transporter substrate-binding protein translates to MNQNLILSRRRLLGLLGGAAVTSLFSPNVLAHNMAGMNGTTDIEGPGKWALPAMRKVKLAVNLNAICIAPVTVADKQGFFRQHNLDVEFVNFGNSTELLLESIATGKADAAVGMALRWLKALEQGFDVKLTAGTHGGCMRLVTLAQGPQNFADLKGKTIGVTDMAAADKNFFSLLLKRHGIDPVNDVSWRAYPLDLLPMALQKGEIQAASGSDPVMWRLINQSGYRELATNLTDEYANLSCCVVGVRGALTRDDPAVAAAITHAILQAHAWAAKHPDEIGDEFVSHALNTTAQEISAVLQTHTHGHSATGDAFVKELAVYARDLKAINVLRPDTDPQLFARGITANVFA, encoded by the coding sequence GTGAATCAAAATTTAATATTGTCGCGTCGGCGGCTTTTGGGATTATTGGGCGGCGCTGCCGTTACCTCTTTATTCAGTCCGAACGTTCTGGCGCATAATATGGCTGGCATGAATGGCACAACGGATATTGAAGGCCCGGGGAAATGGGCATTACCGGCAATGCGGAAGGTTAAACTGGCGGTTAATCTAAACGCTATCTGCATTGCACCGGTAACGGTTGCAGATAAACAGGGCTTTTTCCGTCAGCACAATCTTGATGTGGAGTTCGTCAACTTTGGTAATTCAACAGAACTGCTGCTGGAGTCGATCGCCACTGGCAAAGCGGATGCGGCAGTAGGCATGGCGCTGCGCTGGCTGAAAGCGCTGGAACAAGGCTTTGACGTCAAGCTCACGGCAGGGACGCACGGCGGCTGTATGCGGTTGGTTACGCTGGCTCAGGGGCCGCAAAATTTTGCCGATCTGAAAGGGAAAACCATTGGCGTAACGGATATGGCGGCGGCAGATAAAAACTTTTTCTCGCTGCTGCTGAAAAGGCACGGTATCGATCCGGTAAACGATGTTAGCTGGCGCGCTTACCCGCTGGATCTGTTACCGATGGCGCTTCAGAAAGGGGAAATTCAGGCGGCAAGCGGCTCCGATCCGGTGATGTGGCGGCTTATTAACCAGTCTGGATACCGTGAACTGGCGACCAATCTTACGGATGAATATGCCAATCTCAGCTGCTGTGTCGTGGGCGTGCGTGGTGCATTGACGCGTGATGACCCCGCCGTTGCCGCAGCCATCACCCATGCCATTTTACAAGCCCATGCCTGGGCAGCGAAGCATCCGGATGAAATCGGTGATGAATTTGTCAGCCACGCGCTTAACACTACGGCTCAGGAAATTAGCGCCGTACTTCAGACGCATACCCATGGGCACTCGGCAACGGGGGACGCTTTTGTTAAGGAACTGGCAGTCTACGCCCGCGATTTAAAAGCCATTAATGTACTGCGGCCCGATACCGATCCGCAGCTGTTTGCTCGCGGCATTACGGCCAATGTTTTTGCCTGA
- a CDS encoding amidase — protein sequence MTTLWQASQRLKEGEATPQDYTEAALFAATEKSGEGARVFTRLYTDNARRRAIQAGIRWQKGEALSSVDGLPISIKDLFDVAGEATTAGSTLLINAPAAKTNASMVNRLEQAGAAIVGKTNMTEFAFSGLGINPHYGTPANPWQRNSPRIPGGSSSGAAVSVSDGMCLGAIGTDTGGSVRIPAALCGLTGFKPSASRIGQAGTLPLAASLDSIGVIAHDVRSCWLLDSIIADEPLMLAECNLSQARFAIPQTRVLDDLEDDVRQAWTATRDLIQAAGATLVEIPLTELAELTTLNARGGIIAWEAWQWHQQSAQSRPEAYDPQVLTRLQVGRGLTAQDAEELYQQRAAWKQRVEAALTDFDGMLMPTVPRIAPTIAELDDPQRYKEINALMLRNTSVINMLDGCAVSLPCHQPGHAPVGLMLAATQGKDAAVLSLALALEILLLRRRSR from the coding sequence ATGACGACACTATGGCAGGCCAGCCAGCGGCTGAAAGAGGGTGAGGCAACCCCGCAAGACTATACCGAGGCGGCGCTGTTTGCCGCCACGGAGAAAAGCGGTGAGGGCGCTCGCGTCTTTACGCGCTTATATACCGATAATGCCCGCAGACGGGCGATTCAGGCGGGTATCCGCTGGCAAAAGGGTGAAGCACTCAGTTCCGTCGACGGTTTACCGATCAGCATTAAAGATCTGTTCGATGTGGCTGGTGAAGCCACCACCGCAGGCTCCACGCTGTTGATCAACGCGCCCGCAGCGAAGACGAACGCCAGTATGGTGAACCGTCTGGAACAGGCCGGTGCGGCGATCGTCGGTAAAACCAACATGACCGAGTTTGCCTTTTCAGGACTGGGCATCAATCCGCATTACGGCACGCCTGCAAATCCGTGGCAGCGCAACTCGCCGCGCATCCCTGGCGGTTCCTCCTCCGGCGCAGCGGTATCGGTAAGCGATGGCATGTGCCTGGGCGCAATTGGGACGGACACCGGCGGCTCGGTACGCATCCCGGCGGCGCTTTGCGGCCTGACGGGATTTAAGCCCAGCGCCAGCCGCATCGGGCAAGCCGGTACGCTGCCCCTTGCCGCTTCGCTCGACAGTATCGGCGTTATCGCCCATGACGTGCGCAGCTGCTGGCTGCTGGACAGCATCATTGCTGATGAACCACTGATGCTTGCAGAATGCAATCTGTCACAGGCGCGTTTTGCGATCCCACAAACGCGCGTGCTGGATGATTTAGAAGATGACGTCCGCCAGGCCTGGACCGCCACGCGCGATCTGATTCAGGCTGCGGGTGCAACGCTTGTCGAGATACCGCTAACGGAGCTGGCCGAGCTGACAACCCTCAACGCACGCGGCGGCATCATAGCCTGGGAAGCCTGGCAATGGCACCAGCAAAGCGCGCAGTCACGGCCGGAAGCTTACGATCCCCAGGTATTAACCCGTCTTCAGGTCGGCCGCGGGTTAACCGCGCAGGATGCCGAAGAGCTTTATCAGCAGCGTGCTGCCTGGAAACAGCGTGTGGAGGCCGCACTGACGGATTTTGACGGGATGCTTATGCCCACCGTCCCGCGTATTGCGCCCACTATCGCCGAACTTGACGATCCGCAGCGCTACAAAGAAATCAATGCACTGATGCTGCGCAATACCAGCGTTATCAACATGCTGGACGGCTGCGCTGTTTCGCTGCCGTGCCATCAGCCGGGCCACGCGCCGGTGGGGCTGATGCTGGCCGCCACCCAGGGTAAAGATGCCGCAGTACTGAGTCTGGCGTTAGCCCTGGAAATCCTTCTTTTACGGAGGAGATCACGATGA
- a CDS encoding GntR family transcriptional regulator, with amino-acid sequence MSDAIAEAPDAASPRALSLNEQAYQAFKHKLITLRYKPGEYLNTAQVMNDLAMGRTPVNQAVHRLATEGLLQIIPRKGVMVSPLSIDDALELIEVRMVNETLCLQLASRKVTSSHIVSLRQLNQQIAAASEARNRVEVMLLDREFHQRLADIAGNSRLSDILSVIHAQAQRFWATTLSSESHMQEVITEHDAIIEALENGDTERAAEAARVHIFSFKQALLNY; translated from the coding sequence ATGAGTGATGCGATTGCTGAAGCGCCTGATGCAGCCAGCCCCCGAGCGCTTTCTCTTAACGAGCAGGCCTATCAGGCTTTCAAACATAAACTCATCACGCTGCGCTACAAGCCGGGCGAATATCTGAATACCGCGCAGGTGATGAACGATTTGGCGATGGGCAGGACGCCGGTTAATCAGGCCGTGCACCGACTGGCGACCGAAGGCTTGTTGCAGATTATCCCGCGTAAAGGGGTGATGGTTTCCCCTCTCTCGATTGATGATGCGCTGGAGTTGATAGAAGTGCGTATGGTAAACGAAACGCTATGCCTGCAACTCGCCAGCCGAAAAGTGACATCGTCACATATCGTCTCGCTCAGGCAGCTAAATCAGCAGATTGCCGCCGCCAGCGAAGCGCGCAATCGGGTCGAGGTTATGCTGCTGGATCGCGAATTTCATCAGCGGCTGGCGGACATTGCCGGAAACAGCCGTTTATCCGATATTCTCAGCGTAATCCACGCGCAGGCTCAGCGCTTCTGGGCCACAACGTTATCAAGCGAGAGTCATATGCAGGAAGTGATTACCGAACACGATGCGATTATCGAGGCGCTGGAAAACGGTGATACAGAACGTGCCGCAGAAGCCGCGCGCGTCCATATTTTCTCGTTTAAACAGGCTTTGCTGAATTATTGA
- a CDS encoding MFS transporter: MANTDSTLLQTARSGMSKTGRLAAASSVGTALEWYDFTVYNIMAALVFNHVFFPSFDPLVGTILAFSTYAVGYISRPVGGFIFGHLGDVAGRKAVLITTLVIMGVTTALMGLLPGYASWGIWSPVLLVTLRFIQGIALGGEWAGAVLLSMEHGDANKRGRNASFAQVGPSCGTLIGTGFITLVTLALSGDQFQEWGWRVPFLLSLLLVMFGLWLRRGVEETPTFVAMQASEKTTHTPLKEVFVRYPRELLIAGGARIGSDVLYALVVVFTLTYVTTVLHLPRPVALLATMLGAIGNAITVPMFGALSDRLGRRPVYIAGVLLAAVWSFVFFVLLDSAQTVLIVLAVIVGLLIHAVMYGPQAAFVTEQFPGHVRYAGSSLAYTLAGIVGGGFAPLIITSLYKEMGSTVWVSLYVCLALGITLIALWKAKETAYKPL, translated from the coding sequence ATGGCGAATACTGATTCCACGCTGCTCCAGACCGCCCGGAGCGGAATGTCTAAAACGGGTCGGCTGGCCGCGGCCAGTTCGGTGGGCACCGCGCTCGAATGGTATGATTTCACCGTCTATAACATTATGGCGGCGCTGGTCTTCAACCATGTTTTCTTTCCCAGCTTCGACCCGCTGGTCGGGACGATTCTGGCCTTTTCCACCTATGCGGTTGGCTATATTTCCCGCCCGGTCGGGGGGTTTATTTTCGGTCATTTGGGCGACGTTGCCGGCCGCAAAGCGGTGCTGATTACCACGCTGGTGATTATGGGCGTCACCACCGCGTTGATGGGCCTGCTGCCCGGCTATGCGAGTTGGGGTATCTGGAGCCCGGTACTGTTGGTCACGCTGCGCTTTATTCAGGGAATTGCGCTGGGCGGCGAGTGGGCTGGTGCCGTGCTGCTCTCTATGGAACATGGCGATGCCAACAAACGGGGACGCAACGCTTCGTTCGCCCAGGTTGGCCCTTCCTGCGGCACGCTGATTGGCACCGGTTTTATCACCCTGGTCACGCTGGCGCTGAGCGGTGACCAGTTTCAGGAATGGGGCTGGCGCGTGCCGTTTCTGCTGAGTCTGCTGCTGGTGATGTTTGGCCTTTGGCTTCGCCGTGGCGTGGAGGAGACGCCCACCTTTGTCGCCATGCAGGCCAGTGAGAAAACCACGCACACGCCGCTGAAAGAGGTCTTTGTTCGCTATCCACGCGAATTGCTGATTGCGGGAGGCGCGCGCATCGGTTCCGATGTGCTCTATGCACTGGTCGTGGTCTTTACGCTGACCTATGTTACAACGGTGCTGCACTTGCCGCGGCCGGTCGCGCTGCTGGCGACCATGCTGGGCGCAATTGGCAATGCGATTACCGTGCCGATGTTTGGTGCACTTTCCGATCGGCTGGGCAGAAGGCCGGTTTATATCGCAGGCGTGCTGCTGGCGGCGGTTTGGTCATTTGTCTTTTTTGTGCTGCTCGACAGCGCGCAGACGGTATTGATTGTACTGGCGGTCATTGTCGGCCTGCTGATCCATGCGGTGATGTATGGCCCGCAGGCGGCATTTGTCACTGAACAATTTCCCGGCCACGTTCGTTATGCCGGTTCTTCGCTGGCTTACACCCTGGCGGGTATTGTCGGCGGAGGGTTTGCGCCGCTGATTATTACTTCGCTTTATAAAGAGATGGGCAGCACGGTGTGGGTCTCTTTATATGTTTGCCTGGCGCTGGGGATTACGCTGATTGCATTATGGAAGGCAAAAGAGACGGCATATAAACCGCTGTAA
- a CDS encoding LysR family transcriptional regulator — protein MNLNDVQLFLIITETLSLSQAAKRLDISPMAVSRRLAGLEGELGIRLIQRTTRSVSLTPEGAEFIPYAKTLVEAAESAKASFSPDAKGASGLLRITAPSGFGRRQILPLIPSLLAGNPALKIDLQLNEEVVDIVGRGIDVAIRIAKLKDSNLIARKIVDNPRILCASPDYIKQVGVPDTLNDLTHHNCLRLTSVLQWTFEQEGQSTSISVDGRFSSGNVESVRELCMQGIGLAQLTLWDVKKEIEEGTLIEVKLQDARPQDLSVWALFPTTRHLPQRVTVFIEALKASLIQ, from the coding sequence ATGAACCTTAATGACGTGCAGCTTTTCCTGATCATTACCGAAACGCTCAGCCTTTCTCAGGCGGCTAAAAGGCTGGATATTTCTCCTATGGCGGTTTCCCGGCGGCTGGCCGGACTGGAGGGCGAGCTGGGCATTCGGTTGATACAGCGCACGACGCGTTCCGTTTCTCTGACGCCCGAAGGCGCTGAGTTTATTCCCTACGCCAAAACCCTTGTTGAGGCGGCAGAAAGTGCGAAAGCCTCGTTCTCACCTGATGCAAAAGGCGCGTCAGGTTTATTACGGATTACGGCACCTTCCGGCTTTGGCCGCCGGCAGATACTGCCGCTTATCCCTTCGCTGCTGGCTGGCAATCCAGCGCTGAAAATTGATTTACAGCTGAATGAAGAGGTGGTCGATATTGTTGGCCGCGGCATTGATGTGGCTATCCGCATCGCGAAGCTAAAAGATTCAAACTTGATTGCCCGCAAGATAGTCGACAATCCCCGCATACTTTGCGCATCTCCTGATTATATTAAACAGGTTGGCGTGCCTGATACGCTTAACGATCTCACTCACCACAACTGCCTGAGGTTAACCAGCGTTTTGCAATGGACGTTTGAACAGGAGGGCCAAAGCACCAGTATCAGCGTGGATGGCAGATTCAGTTCAGGCAACGTTGAAAGCGTCAGGGAACTTTGTATGCAGGGTATTGGACTGGCGCAGTTAACGCTGTGGGATGTTAAAAAAGAAATAGAGGAGGGCACGCTTATTGAAGTGAAGTTGCAAGACGCTCGCCCTCAGGATCTTTCCGTTTGGGCGCTGTTTCCTACCACGCGACATTTACCTCAGCGGGTAACGGTTTTTATTGAAGCCTTGAAAGCCTCGTTGATTCAGTGA
- a CDS encoding NADH:flavin oxidoreductase translates to MNHSPLFTALKGNNISLKNRLAVAPMTRVTASEDGCASEKMKRYYASLARGGFGLIITEGIYIDRAWSQTYAFQAGLTSTAQVDAWREITDAVHRQEAAIFAQIQHAGALSQGNHYVTETVAPSAIRPKGEQMPFYRGEGQYPLPRELSDSEIEEIITNFADAAARAVHEAGFDGVEIHGANGYLLDQFFTEYSNLRTDRWGGDTAGRMTIGLEVIKAVRARLGADVPVGIRISQGKVNDFVHKWGKGVEDARVIFSLLEKSGVDFIHVTEYEAWEPAFADDERSLVELAHQYAPSLTLIANGALHDPGRAEEVMAMGADLIALGRGALANHDWPERVKADQPLNEFDRDILSPIADIKERELDQ, encoded by the coding sequence ATGAATCACTCTCCTTTATTTACCGCCCTGAAAGGCAACAACATCAGTTTGAAAAACCGTCTTGCCGTGGCGCCAATGACGCGTGTAACGGCCAGCGAAGATGGCTGCGCCAGTGAAAAAATGAAACGCTACTACGCGAGTTTGGCGCGTGGCGGTTTTGGCCTGATTATCACCGAAGGCATCTATATCGATCGGGCCTGGTCACAGACCTATGCTTTTCAGGCGGGCCTTACTTCCACTGCGCAGGTCGATGCCTGGCGCGAGATAACCGATGCTGTCCACCGCCAGGAAGCCGCTATTTTTGCTCAAATCCAGCACGCTGGCGCGCTGTCACAAGGAAACCATTATGTGACTGAGACGGTAGCGCCCTCTGCAATCCGCCCTAAAGGGGAGCAGATGCCGTTTTATCGCGGAGAAGGACAATACCCGTTACCCCGTGAGCTGAGTGACAGCGAGATTGAAGAAATCATCACCAATTTCGCGGATGCAGCGGCGCGTGCTGTCCATGAGGCCGGGTTTGATGGCGTGGAAATCCACGGTGCAAACGGCTATTTACTCGACCAGTTCTTTACTGAATACAGTAACCTGCGCACTGACAGATGGGGCGGCGATACGGCTGGACGCATGACCATTGGCCTTGAAGTGATTAAGGCTGTTCGTGCGCGTCTCGGCGCAGACGTTCCGGTTGGTATTCGTATTTCGCAGGGCAAAGTGAATGACTTCGTGCATAAATGGGGAAAAGGCGTGGAAGATGCCCGGGTAATCTTTTCGCTGCTGGAAAAGTCTGGCGTGGACTTCATCCATGTGACGGAGTATGAAGCCTGGGAGCCTGCATTTGCCGATGACGAGCGTTCGCTGGTTGAGCTCGCGCATCAATATGCCCCTTCTCTCACTTTGATTGCCAACGGTGCCCTCCACGATCCTGGTCGCGCAGAAGAGGTGATGGCGATGGGGGCAGATCTTATCGCACTCGGTCGTGGCGCTCTGGCAAACCATGACTGGCCTGAGCGGGTTAAAGCTGATCAGCCTTTAAACGAGTTCGATCGCGACATCCTGAGTCCGATTGCGGACATCAAAGAACGCGAGCTTGATCAGTAA
- a CDS encoding ABC transporter substrate-binding protein — protein sequence MKRSLLLIMLLAGAATQADDGVTLRIADQKGNMRAQLEATNLLENLPYHIEWAEFPAAAPLAEALNAGAVDVGIIGDAPLLFSIAAGSQVKAVAVDKSDPYGTAVVVNKDSAIKTVANLKGKSIGTGRGSVGHFVALKALEQAGIKPEEVHFRYLTPSDAKIALASGAVDAWATWDPYTALAETSGTGRVLVSGRGLSTGNSFLAATDSALANETKRKALQDYINRLAEAEKQAYANIDNYSVTLAKIIGFPKEAIRLSFGRRQSHWQAIDSATITQQQETADFYQKQGLINKPLQVEPTFYRGLTVQAQ from the coding sequence ATGAAACGTTCTCTGTTATTAATCATGCTGTTGGCAGGTGCCGCCACGCAGGCCGACGATGGCGTGACGCTGCGCATCGCTGACCAGAAAGGTAATATGCGTGCCCAGCTGGAAGCAACCAACCTGCTGGAAAACCTGCCGTATCATATTGAATGGGCAGAGTTTCCGGCGGCAGCTCCCTTAGCGGAAGCGCTAAATGCAGGCGCTGTTGATGTCGGCATTATTGGCGATGCACCGCTGCTTTTCTCCATAGCGGCCGGTTCGCAGGTTAAGGCCGTGGCGGTAGACAAGTCCGATCCTTACGGCACGGCGGTGGTGGTTAATAAGGATTCCGCGATTAAGACCGTTGCGAATCTGAAAGGAAAAAGCATCGGCACCGGCAGGGGATCGGTAGGACATTTCGTTGCGTTGAAGGCGCTGGAACAGGCCGGCATCAAACCTGAAGAGGTGCATTTCCGTTATCTTACCCCGTCAGATGCTAAAATTGCGCTGGCCAGCGGCGCGGTGGATGCCTGGGCAACGTGGGATCCTTACACCGCACTGGCAGAAACCTCGGGGACCGGTCGGGTACTGGTGAGTGGGCGAGGGTTATCGACGGGGAACAGTTTCCTGGCAGCGACCGACAGCGCACTGGCTAATGAAACGAAGCGTAAAGCACTTCAGGATTATATTAACCGGCTGGCTGAAGCGGAAAAACAGGCGTACGCTAATATTGATAATTATTCGGTAACGCTGGCTAAAATCATTGGTTTCCCAAAAGAAGCGATACGACTCTCTTTTGGCCGACGTCAGTCACACTGGCAGGCGATTGACAGTGCCACCATTACCCAGCAGCAGGAAACGGCTGACTTTTATCAAAAGCAGGGGCTGATAAATAAGCCTTTGCAGGTGGAACCGACCTTTTACCGGGGGTTAACGGTGCAGGCGCAGTAG